DNA from Candidatus Dormiibacterota bacterium:
CGAAGCCGATCAGGAACCTCTCGATCGTCCCCTGCGAGATCCCCCGGCCCGCCAGGTACCTGCGTCCCTTCTCCCCCGCCGGCCGCTGGAGCTGGTCGCGGAAGTACGAGAGGGCCCGCCGGTTCACCGCGAGGACCCTGTGGCGTTCGCTGTTTTCCGGGACGACACGCTCGGGCATCGGTATGCCGTAGCGCGCCGCGAGCATCTTCAGCGCCTCGGGGAATTCCAGTTTTTCATAGAGCATCAGGAACTTGAAGACGTCCCCGCCGGTGCTGCAGCCGAAGCAGTAGAACAGCTGCTTGTCCGCGTCCACGTAAAAAGACGGAGTCTTTTCGGCGTGGAACGGGCACAGCGCCCGGTACTTCGAGCCGGTGCTCTTCTTCAGAGGGAGGTAATCCGAAACAATCGAGCACAGGTCGGCCTGCGCCCTGACGGCCTCGACGACATCCGTCTTGTCTCTTCCTCCCATCGCGTGCCCACCCCCGGTCACTCGCTGAAGCGTCTTTCCTGGGCCAGTCTCTTCAGCGCCTTCTTCCTGGCGGCCAGCGCCTTGATCTTCCTCTTCTGGCTCGGCTTCAGGTAGTGCTGGCGCTTCTTCAGCTCCGATAGAACGCCGGACTTCTCGCACTTCCTCTTGAAGCGCCGAAGGGCGTTCTCCAAGGACTCATCCTCGCGTACCCTCACGAGGGGCATTCAGTAACTCCCTCCTCTCAAAGAATCGTAGGGACGGTCTTTTAGACGAATCACGCCGGGCTCCGGATACACCCAACCGGGCGCCCGCTGCAGGCCGGATCGCCCGCCGAGTAACCCCTTCGCTTAAAATAATGCCGATCCGTGGAAGTACTTGGACCGACATAGGATTACCAAAGCCCACAGACCAACGCATGCTTAATATACGAACCATACCCCAGGGTTGTCAAGAAACTGGCCAGAGAAAGGCCAAAAATCTTGCAGATAGTCTTAAGGGGTGGGAGGGAAATCAGCGTGGGCGTGTTTGATACTGCCTTACATCTTATTGGAGTGATTCTCGATATTCAAATTGATATTTGAGGCGGCATATCCGGCTCCGAACCCGTTGTCTATGTTGACCACGAGCAGACCGGCCGCGCAGGAGTTGAGCATCCCCATGAGGGCCGCCACTCCCTTGATTCCGGTGCCATAGCCGACACTGGTCGGCACTCCTATCACCGGCACATCGACCAGGCTGGCCACGATGCTTGGGAGGGCCCCCTCCATACCGGCCACGACTATGATCACCCGGGCGCGGAGCAGTTCATTTTTGTGATCGAGCAGCCGGTGCAGGCCGGCGATGCCGACGTCGTACACCCGCACGACGTCGTTCCCGAGGATCTCGGCGGTCACCGCCGCTTCTTCGGCAACCGGCAGGTCGGACGTCCCGGCGGCCAGGACCAGGATCCCGGGCCGGGTCTTCTTGGGGCCGGGCACCTCCAGGGTGATGGCCCGCGCCTGCTGGTGGTAGCGCGCTCCCCGGTAGCGCCTCCTTACCTTCTTGTAGACATCCGGCGTGACCCGTGTGACCAGCACCGGCTGTCTCTTCGACGCCACCCGCCCCATGATGGCGACGATCTGCGGCACGCTCTTCCCCTCCCCGAAGATCACCTCGGGGAAGCCGCGGCGCAGCTGTCGGTGGTTGTCCACCTTGGCGAAGCCGAGGTCCTCGTAGGGCAACAGCCTGAGACGCCTGAGCGCCTCGTCCGGCTTCATCCTGCCGGCGCGGACGCGCTCGAGGATCTTCTTCAGCTCGACGGTGTTCAGGGTCGCCTCCCGGAGACTGCGATTATATCCGCGGGGACGATGCACCGTGTAACCGGCCCCCTTTAAGGGGCGTTTGAACGGTAGAGGTGAGCGGAGTATGTTACAGGATATGAAGCGTCGGACCGCCTGGGTCGCGGGCATCATCGTCGTGACCGCCGTGGGAGCGCTGGCCGCGCTGTCCCTGGGTGGAGGGCGGGGCAAAGCCGGGACTGCAAAGTATGAAACCGTCAAGGTCGAGCGGGGCAAGATCGTGGCGAAGGTGACCGCTTCGGGGACCCTGTCGGCCCTGGTCACGGTGCAGGTCGGGACGCAGGTCTCGGGACGGATCCAGGACCTGTACGTCGACTTCAACAGCCCGGTCCACAAGGGAGAGGTGCTGGCGAAGATCGACCCGCAGTTCTTCAAGGCGGCCGTCGAGCAGGCGAAGGCGAACCTGGTGGCCGCCGAGGGGAACCTCGCCAAGGCCAAGGCGCAGGCCGCCGACGCCCACAGGCAGTACGTGCGCGCCAAGTCCCTCGTCGAGCAGGGACAGCTGATCGCCCAGTCGGACCTCGACACTGCGGACGCCAACGCCCAGGCGGCCGACGCGCAGGTCCAGGCGATGGACGGGCAGGTGGCGCAGGCGCGGGCCACCCTGTATCAGGCGGACGTCAATCTGGGCTACACCACCATCACGTCGTCGATCGACGGCACCGTGATCTCGCGCAACGTGGATGTCGGCCAGACGGTAGCCGCGTCGCTGCAGGCCCCGACGCTGTTCACCATTGCGCAGGACCTCAAGAAGATGCAGGTCGACACCAACGTCTCCGAGGCGGACGTCGGCAAGCTGAGCCCCGGCATGCGCACGAGCTTCAACGTGGACGCTTTTCCGGGGGAAAACTTCAAGGGAGTGATCCGGCAGATCCGCAACTCGCCGCAGTCGGTGCAGAACGTGGTGACCTACGACGCCGTCATCGACGTGGACAATCCCGACCTGCGGCTCCGGCCGGGGATGACCGCCAACGTCACCTTCACGTATGCCGAGAAGGACGACGCCCTCAGGTTCCCGAACGCCGCCCTGCGCTTCCGGCCGCCGGCCGAGATCGCCGCGAAGGCCCCCCGCCCCGAGCGCGACCGTCGCGTCCTCTGGGTGCTGCGCGATGGGGCGCCCGTCCCCGTCGCCATCAAGACCGGTCTCTCGGACGGCAGCGTGACCGAGATCGCCGACGGAGACCTGCAGGAAGGGGACGCCCTGGTCACCGAAGCGGTGACACCCGGAAGCGGCGTGCCGCCGGCCTTCCGGCGGCCTCTGTAGGACTGCGGCCATGGCGACCCGACCGCTCATCAGGCTTGAGAACGTCACCAAGGTCTACCACGCCGGCGAGGTCGAGGTCCGGGCGCTAGCCGGCGTCTCCCTGGTCGTCGAGGCAGGCGAGTTCGTGTCGATCATGGGGGCGTCCGGCTCCGGAAAATCGACACTGATGCATCTCATCGGCTGCCTCGACCGACCGACCTCCGGTCAGTACCTGCTCGAAGGGCGCGAGGTCTCGGGGCTGAACCGCAACGCCCTCGCCGAAGTCCGCAACCGCACCATGGGGTTCGTGTTCCAGAGCTTCAATCTTCTATCCCGCACCAGCGCCGTGGAGAACGTCGAGCTGCCGCTGGTCTATGCCGGCGTGCCGGGGGCCGAGCGCCGGCGCCGCGCCATCGAGGCGCTGCGCCAGGTCGGCCTCGGGGATCGGCTCGAGCACCATCCGGGCCAGATGTCGGGGGGGCAGCAGCAGCGCGTGGCGATCGCGCGCGCCCTCGTGGGGGACCCGAGGCTGTTGCTGGCCGACGAGCCGACCGGCAACCTCGACTCGAAGACCAGCAGCGAGGTGATGGCCCTTCTGCGCGGGTTGAGCGAGGCGGGGCTGACCGTCGTCCTGGTCACGCACGCTCCGGACATCGCCACCTGGACCTCGCGCGTCCTCAACCTGAAGGACGGCCTCATCCTGTCGGACCAGAGGCAGGCCCCGGTGACTCCCGGTGCGCCCGCGCCCGCCGCCGCCCGCCCTGTCGAGGTCGTCCCATGAGCCCCTGGGCCGTCCTGCGCGTCGCCTTCCGCGCTCTCGGACGCAACACCATGCGCTCGTTCCTGACGGCGCTGGGCATCATCATCGGCGTCGCCGCCTTCATCGCCATGGTCGTGATCGGCGAAGGGGCGAAGGCGCGCGTGGAGGAGGCGTTCTCGTCGATGGGGACGAATCTCCTGATCGTCCTGCCCGGCTCGTCCTCGCAGCGCGGCGTGTTCGGCGGGTTCGGATCGCAGCCGACCCTGACCTGGGACGACCTGAAGGCGATCCAGACCGAAGTCCCGTCGGTCCGCCACGCCGCCCCGCAGCTCCGCTCGACGGCGTCGGTCGTCAGCGAGGAGCAGAACTGGACGACCTCAGTGACCGGGGTGACCCCCGAGTACTTCGAGATCCGCAACTGGCCGGTGACGTCGGGAGTGTCGTTCACGGCCTCCGACATCGACGCCGCAACCAAGGTCGTCCTGCTCGGAACGACCGTCGTCGACCGTCTGTACGGTCCCGGGGCCGACCCGATCGGCCAGACGGTGCGGATCAAGGGGATGCCGTTCCAGGTGACCGGGGTGATGGTCCGGAAGGGGCAGTCCCCCATGGGGCAGGATTACGACGACGCGGTGTTCATCCCGGTCAGCACGTTCCGCTCGAAGATCCAGGGCGGCCTGAACAACTTCATCGCCGGCTCGATCTTCGTCGGAGCGTCCTCCCCCGCCTCGACGTCGAAGGCCGAGCGAGAGGTCAGGAGCCTCCTGCGCGACCGCCACCACCTGCCCCCCGAGGCGGACGACGACTTCCAGGTCAGGAACCTCACCGAGATCGCCACCGCCCAGCAGGAGGGGACGAAGACCCTGACGGCCCTTCTGGCCAGCATCGCCGCCGTGTCGCTCGTCGTCGGCGGCATCGGCATCATGAACATCATGCTGGTGAGCGTCACCGAGCGCACGCGCGAGATCGGCGTCCGCATGGCGGTCGGCGCCAAGCCCCGCCACATCCTGGCCCAGTTCCTGACCGAGGCTCTGTCGCTGTCGATCCTGGGGGGCGTCACCGGCGCCCTTCTGGGTCTCTTCGCCGCCTGGCGTCTCGCCGCCCAGTTCGGCTGGCCGATGCTGATCCGCCCGAGCATCGTCGTGCTGGCTCTCGTGTTCAGCGGGCTGGTCGGTGTCGTGTTCGGACTGTACCCGGCGCAGCGGGCGTCGCGGCTCGATCCGATCGAGGCGCTGCGGTACGAGTGATCTCTCCGAGCCGGCCTGTCTAGAGACAGGAGCCTTCCCTTACCAGCTCTGCAGCGTTACATGTCTAGTCCCGGCAACGCCCAAAGTCCTCATTGGGTTATCCGTCGGCCTTGAGGGGTCCGCGTCTCGCCCAAGCGCCTCTTATGCCGCGTGGACCGGAGCGCTCCGCGCGGAGGGTCACGTCGGCCTAAGCCCCGCTTGGCGAGCGCGGACTCGCGCAGCGCACCTTATTTTCACTCCCTCGCTGTGATGCGGCATCCGTTGGCGCCTGGCCGCCTCTTACCAGGCCGAGTGCGTGAGCCTCTACCTCAAAGCATGGAAGATCATCATAACGGTCCGCGGTGTCTTGATCCAAGTAACGACCATCGACCGGCGATACCGGTGCCGGACATTTTGTTGCGGTTCCGAGAGGGAGCACAACGGTCACGATGGCGCCCGGTGCTAGGACGCTCTCGTCCAAAACATTCCCCCCTTCGGTGTGTCGAATGAAGGGCGCCTCTTGGGCTGACCCAAAAAGAATCTTGAGCTTCAAGCGAGAAACACGAATGGTACCGGTCGGATCATCGAGTACGTCTGTAACAATGGACTGGCGAAAAGGTGAGGATGTCAGTTGAAACATTTCAAATGGATCCATGTGAACGACCCGCAGCTTCGCAGAAGTGGTTTCGGCATCAATCGACGATCTCCGTCGGACAGCGGAACCGCACGACAGAGCCAACGCAGCGCCAACGAGCACCGCCAACAACTGCCGTGAGAGCAGACGTCTCCACATTTGTTTCACGATCGGCATGTTACGGTGTGCTCGACACATCGACGATGTGTTGCGGTTGGCGGCTCGTAGGTAACGGTGCGTTGAGGTTGATTGGGGTGACCAATTCGGTGGTGACGTTGAGTGTGTGTGATGGATCGTTACCAACGCCCATCCTGAGCGTTGCCCCGTACAACATTCCTCCACCAATGTTCGGAGTGGGGTAGGTGATCTCTGGACCGATTTCCGTAGTCAAGGACGAAGCAAAGCTGTGTGCTCCAGCCATCCCCTGCGCCGTAGCAAGCGCCTCAATGGTTGCGTGGGCGACTGCATTGGGAGCTGTTGCCGCGCTTTGATTACTCGGATTATCTAAGAGATTAACATCCCCAAAATCGATCGTCTGCTGTCCAGCCCCTGTGGATGCATCGAAATCCACGTTGGCATCCCCGCTGACAGTGTTGATCTGGATGTTCTCCTTGCCCTCAATAGCCTGATAGAGCTGAGCGTTGGCACCGCTGAGGCCTCGCTGCGACGGCGCTTTGCCATCGAACCGGACGTGTCCCTTCTTGTCATACTTCAGCTTCCACCCTGTTTTCTTCGAGAGGTTCTTCAAATAGTCAGCCTTGTTGGTCCCGGACGCTGTGATCGTGAGCCCGAGGGGATCTATATACCTGAGAGGATTATTGAGAGTGTACGTGTAGCGATTCCAGGATTGCGGATTGCCAAGATTCCCTCCCACCGGATCGACGCTCATAAATCTTCCGAGCGACGACCCATAGTACCTAGCCAACATGTAGTCCAGCCCGTCGGGGTTTTCCGTCAACGCGCTTTCGACGTCGCGTTCGTGGCCCGTAAATTTGTTGTTGTCGGAAGAGACTCGGACGGGCAGCGGCTTCTCGTCGCCGAAGGGCATGTAGTGGTGCGTGCTCACCACGTTTCCGGATGAGTCCGTGACCACGCGCGGGCTGCCCAGATGGTCGGCGTGGAAGAACAGCCAGCGCGGAGACGCCGCTGGGCTGGCGGCGCCGCCAGGGCCGCCGCTGCTCCCCACCAGAGCTCCGATCGACCGATAGGGCGCCGTCATCTGAGCATCGGCCGGGTCCGACGCACTTCCTGGGGACGGGCCGGCCTGGGCCATGTGAGGCAACGAGTCGTCGGGTTCCCTAAGCTCCGACATCTCGTCGTCGCACGCAATGTCGCCCAGGTTGTCGGGATCGTAGCGTTCAGAGTAAGTCCCCGAGCAGCTTGTGCCCGAACAGGTGCAGGTTCCGACCGCGCAGTAATTTGGCCAGCCCGCGTTCTCAACTGAATAGGCGGACTCCTGGGTCCCTCTGATCGCGGTCACCACGTAATAATATATCTTCTGCAGCTGCTGGGTGTCCCCGTCCGAGGTCAAGGGGTACGACACTCCAAAGTCGACAATCTTGCAGGTTCCACCGGGACTTGTGGTGCATGGCGCTTGCTGCGGGTCGTTGAGGGTCGGAGCCCCTCCGGTTGCTCCGCTCTGGATGCCGCACCTCCTCGAGCCTCCGAGGCAGTCGGTCAGCGTCGTATCCGGGCTTTGGTTCGTCAGCGTCGCGATCCATGTGTAAGGGCCGCCGCTGACCGTGCTCCGGTAAATCTTGTAGCCCGTGATGCCCTCGTCGGTCGGATTCGGGCACCAGCGCAGATAGATGCCACCGCCCATGGTGGGCACCGTGGGGGCCCATGCCTTCAGGTGCCGGGGCGGCGACAACGGTTGATCGGCGTGCTTGAGGGCCATTCCGGACACCGGCGTCGAGAAGCTCGTTTCCGAAGTCGACGACGAAGAATCACCCACGGCCTTTACCTTGTAGTAGTAGACAGTGCCGGGGGTGATGTTCTTGTCGTGGAAGAAACGGGTGTTCCCTGTCTCGCTGACACTTCTCGTGAGGCTGTCCGAGTAGGCGGTCGAGTCGATGCAGAGGGGGGTGTTCGCCGGGTTGCCCGAGCCGACGTTCTTCACAATGGCACAGTAGGTTCCGTTTTCACTCGTGGCACGGTAGAGGCGGAAGCCCTGAATGCCGGTCCAGTAGCCCGTTTTCCACTGCAGCTTGATCCCGTCCATGCTGCGTGGGTTCGGGGAGAGGTTAAAAATGTTTATGCCCTGGCTGACGTTTCCACCATCAGAATTGGCGTCGTTTGTCGTCCAGATCACAGTCTTGAGGCCCACGGGCTTCGCCGGATAAGTCGCCGACAGTCCGAGAAGTGTGGATGCCGGCGAGAGGTCGGACACCCGACCCTCGTAATCGAACACGGCAACCTGAAACTGATACTTGATGTTGCCGGAAGACAAGCTCGATTGACCTTGATACCCGCGGGAGTCCCGGGCAAGGTCGCTGAAGTCGTAGGACGTCTGAGTCGGCCCTAAGGTGATAAATGGTCTGAACGGCTGGCTGCTGCTGAATCCATAAGGCGCCTGCTTGAACAAAACGACCTCGGTCACATACAGGTAGTATCCCGCCACCCTGGTCAAGTCAGCGGGGGCCGTCCAGGAGACATGGATGCTGCCGTTGATCGGTACGTTGTTGGCGTCCAGCGCCTGTGCCGCAGTAGGAGCAACGCTGATTTGGGATGGCTCGGACGTGGTGCATGCGGGGGCGCTCGTGCTCGTCGGATCGATCACGGCCGGCTGGCAGCGCGTACCGCTGCTCGCTGGGTCGTTGCTCAGTTTGGTCACGTCGAAGTTCGAGGTTGTCCCCGAGACCACGGTCTGCCAATTGCCATTTGCAAAAACCTTGTAGACCGACGACACCATGTTGCACATGTCGTAGTGCGGGTCCGGTGGAAGGGGGTAGATGAACGAGGTCCCCGGGTCCTGAAGAAGGTAGGGGTCCGCAGGAATCGTGAGGCCCCGCGTGCAAGTTGCTCCTGCCTGGCAATCGGAGTTCTGCACGCAAAAGTTGCCCCCGGGGATGCAGGTCCCCATCTGGATGCAAGAATCCCAGGGAGAGCACTGTGCCGAACCAAAGTTTGAGGCGCTGCAACCGGCCTGGGTCATTTCGCACAGGGTGTTCGTCCAGTACGTCGATCCGATGATCTCCTCCGTCAGATGGTTGGCGTCCGAGTTTCCGCCCCCGCCCACGGCCTTCCTGTAGCGGCGGACGTGATACCCCTGCAGGTAGCTGAGGTCTCCCTTGACATTCGAGGCATCGATTGGATGATAAGGCTTCCCTTGAGGCGGGTCCCATCTCATTGAAACGTAGGGGGTGTTCGGTCCATTGGGGACCGTGCACTCACGGTAATTCCTGGGTGGAGAAGCCGGAATCGCCAGGGCCGTCTCGGAGAAGCCCGACTCGTTTCCGTTGATGTCCCGGGACGTCACCGCGTAATCCCAGGCAAGATTGTTCGGAACGTTCGAGTCCGTGTACTGGAGAGGATTTGCGGTTTTCGGTATTGAGTCCACCTGCTGGAAGGCGCCGCAGGATGGTTCCGCGTTCAGCTTCCGGTAGATCACGTACGAACTGATTGACGACGTGTCCGCCGGGGCCTGGAAGCGGACTATGGCCTGGCCGTTGCCGGCGGATAGTCGCAGCTTGCCCGGTGGCACCGGGAGAGAGGTAGAGCGCTCCGCAACCCCGACCTTTTCCGAAGGTACCGAGATGTTCGAGTCGGCATCCTGGGCGGTCAACCAATAGTAATAAGTCGTGGAGGAGCTCAAGCCGCTGTCCGCATAGGACGCGGTCGGCGCGGTGATCTGCTTGGGCCCGGGAGGGATGAAGTCCGGATAACGGTAGACCCAGTACGTCGTGACACCGTCCGTCGTCGCGTTGGGATCCCAGGTGACGGTTCCCGTCCCGATACTGCAGCTGCCCGTCACGACTACGTTTCTGGGCGGGCCCGGCGGCGCATAGTCCTTCGGCATCGCCGAGAAGTTCGTGGGTAGGGATGGGGTGCACCCCGAGTTCACTACGTCAAGCGACTCATTGCTCGCGTTGTCCTGCGCGCGGACCCAATAGGTGTAAGTATAACCATTCGTGAGACCGCTGTCGACATAGGTCGTGCCAGGAGCGAGAGTCCAGCTAATCCATTCAATTGTGCAGAAGGCGCAGCGTTTGCGATAGATGTTGTAGCCACGCACGTCCGTCGAGGGGCTCGCGGTCCACGAAAGGCTGACCTGGCCATCCCCTGCTGTACCTGTGAGGCAGGTCGGTGGGCTGGGTCTCGTCACATCACCGGCAGTCATTCCGATGATGTCCGAGCCGTAGCTCTCCAAAGACCCGGAGATGGCCGTCAATTGATACGAGAATTGTGTGCCGGGGGCATTCGTGGCGTCGGTGTAGCACATGTTGGCGGTGTCGTTGGGGCACGACGTGCTGGACGTCACGTCGACCAGCGGAGAATAGGCACCGCCCGACGTGGATCGATACAGGCGATAGACGGTCACGTTGTCTTCTGCCGGGTTCTTCTTCCAATGGAGATTGATATTGCCCTGCCAGTTGGGCGACCAGATGATCAGCCCCCCCGGCGGGCTCGGCCGGCGATTCTCGACCAGCGCGACCTCCTTGCCGGCGAGATAGACATGGTGTTTGATCCATTCCGGAACATAGCTTCCCAGCGTGGTCCGGCGGAATTCCGACAGGATCTGGCCATCCGGTCCGCGCATGTAATAGGTCACCTGATCCCTCTGCCGGTCTCTCTTGATCACCCTGTCGCCGCCGGTGTCGTACTCGTAGTTCGCCAGCACCATGGCGATCGAGGCCGGGTCGGACGGAGTCGCGATGCGGATGACCGACGTCATCCGGTTCCTGGAATCATAGAGAAAGCGCCGCTCCCAGTCTTTCGTCACGTTTCCCCGGGCGTCGTAGATCAGGTTGACCGGCCCCGATCCCGGTATCTGCTCGCTCAGGATCCGATTGGTGTTCGTTCCGTCCGGTGCCGTCACGGTGAAGATGTCGTCCCAGGTCTGAATGCTCGAGCACGGAGTCGTTCCCGTGCTGTCGGTTCTGTCGACCTTGCCAAAGATATTGCCGAACGCGTCGTAGGCGAAACACTGGAGATAGTTGACCGCCGGCGATCCGAATGTTTCGTGAACTTCCTTGAGCCGGTTGGCGGTGTCGTACTTGTAGCTGTTGGATCCGATGGCTGAAATATTCCCGGCTCCGTCATAGACGTACGCGCCGCTGTCGAAATAGTGCGGAGTCGAGAAGGCGCCGCCCGTCCACTTCCCGATGCTGATCGCCGAGGGGCGGCTCTGGGAATCGTATGTGACCTGCGTCTTCGCCT
Protein-coding regions in this window:
- the larB gene encoding nickel pincer cofactor biosynthesis protein LarB; the protein is MNTVELKKILERVRAGRMKPDEALRRLRLLPYEDLGFAKVDNHRQLRRGFPEVIFGEGKSVPQIVAIMGRVASKRQPVLVTRVTPDVYKKVRRRYRGARYHQQARAITLEVPGPKKTRPGILVLAAGTSDLPVAEEAAVTAEILGNDVVRVYDVGIAGLHRLLDHKNELLRARVIIVVAGMEGALPSIVASLVDVPVIGVPTSVGYGTGIKGVAALMGMLNSCAAGLLVVNIDNGFGAGYAASNINLNIENHSNKM
- a CDS encoding RHS repeat-associated core domain-containing protein; this encodes MIDRTARAAALYISVLLCLFFPISSDWAQNENETVGFQSNHMFTSGHFGEDIDVLNGGLHLTLPIGPRYQVNDRLGYQLNLSYNSKVWDYSDYRSNNTTTVKPYNEGPFGIGFTLTFGRLLQDVHWRVCTGGVDCWMTTWKWITPDGNQHDIWFEESASSNIQPVDWPAVATDLSYVKVNIPGVGCLANEDPGCFTVNTPDGLTYTLGKHIAYPPTGENTYRQDNLSFGGWYVTRIEDRSIPPENGVYTRSMTIQYDDTRAGFEHAIKKITDGRGREIVFHNCKYDTAGNCVDTPSTTADAYPNTNPSIYNRHPIATYQVDVPAFWGSEAVPTTTPDKDASKATYFLKYAFTSITRTHYYNDQTSHTIFLDGPVLELLRLDYPVYKHRGATGDCGTPGVACDTYSIYFGYDGSLTDPRNRGELNCRTMPILQPAGSATCTGWEGTEVITKYEYEYYPYVSLFMVGGKGTEKQMSGVSAGYAGSPDITSASRQVKTKKLVVPGAGTSQWGYDRLQISGYSNPPKVTVTDPFNNDTVYYYKATLPPLSTDLHSGQDPEDHIAPDWDDGVNYKIEYYKGTLSTRQLLRTENLEYDADLGPAPNTGIIEHTKKNSRLRLKATVFQDDGGAETVVANADWDTFGHWRTVSETGFGISGTRYTHTQYLDEAHTQTMGYLSGLFDYREVHDGYRVLERTENYYRSNDGRVNLRIARKTLPGAVGTPKNVATMAAGDVKTAYSYAPLDGSIADGNVAKKTLSRWVGLPGSEITEYCVGYKWNQGYLKSKTFFTDCTANTSIGWNAIDRKRDGNTGAIFSTKDTVGIETTYSYDRLGRLTDITPVTPELPSAIDYVSLKETTLTRGSGTDYQFSRYLYDGLGRVIREERRPADASAGNPFRATCYDVADRATFKSEWLGPTVTGAKPCDPGLPPPPYIAGTQFDFGGDPFGRIQRVTTADGSVTTTTYKGLDSTVTVQNVMGVGVGGGTGNVTTTYFRDGWNRLIVVDAPSEKRCDTWGNICTTNAECGTGHTCAATDGADASYVYDTRDNLIRADLVDQATNRIQSRFFEYDGLNHLYQASNPENGTTVYTDYDSLGNVLSVTDATGGTLQSAYDKAGRLLQVSKAPLNTIISANQYDTGSNGLGKLSSSSAYQDDHSLTLNTTYAYAGMNGRLSGLTYGLAGWPGGSTEQAALSYDTYGNVNSIVYPAGAAGLGSELTANYDFSNGIPTRVKDSSGNPLATITYNPAGLIDTMTTQGDAQGQAKTQVTYDSQSRPSAISIGKWTGGAFSTPHYFDSGAYVYDGAGNISAIGSNSYKYDTANRLKEVHETFGSPAVNYLQCFAYDAFGNIFGKVDRTDSTGTTPCSSIQTWDDIFTVTAPDGTNTNRILSEQIPGSGPVNLIYDARGNVTKDWERRFLYDSRNRMTSVIRIATPSDPASIAMVLANYEYDTGGDRVIKRDRQRDQVTYYMRGPDGQILSEFRRTTLGSYVPEWIKHHVYLAGKEVALVENRRPSPPGGLIIWSPNWQGNINLHWKKNPAEDNVTVYRLYRSTSGGAYSPLVDVTSSTSCPNDTANMCYTDATNAPGTQFSYQLTAISGSLESYGSDIIGMTAGDVTRPSPPTCLTGTAGDGQVSLSWTASPSTDVRGYNIYRKRCAFCTIEWISWTLAPGTTYVDSGLTNGYTYTYWVRAQDNASNESLDVVNSGCTPSLPTNFSAMPKDYAPPGPPRNVVVTGSCSIGTGTVTWDPNATTDGVTTYWVYRYPDFIPPGPKQITAPTASYADSGLSSSTTYYYWLTAQDADSNISVPSEKVGVAERSTSLPVPPGKLRLSAGNGQAIVRFQAPADTSSISSYVIYRKLNAEPSCGAFQQVDSIPKTANPLQYTDSNVPNNLAWDYAVTSRDINGNESGFSETALAIPASPPRNYRECTVPNGPNTPYVSMRWDPPQGKPYHPIDASNVKGDLSYLQGYHVRRYRKAVGGGGNSDANHLTEEIIGSTYWTNTLCEMTQAGCSASNFGSAQCSPWDSCIQMGTCIPGGNFCVQNSDCQAGATCTRGLTIPADPYLLQDPGTSFIYPLPPDPHYDMCNMVSSVYKVFANGNWQTVVSGTTSNFDVTKLSNDPASSGTRCQPAVIDPTSTSAPACTTSEPSQISVAPTAAQALDANNVPINGSIHVSWTAPADLTRVAGYYLYVTEVVLFKQAPYGFSSSQPFRPFITLGPTQTSYDFSDLARDSRGYQGQSSLSSGNIKYQFQVAVFDYEGRVSDLSPASTLLGLSATYPAKPVGLKTVIWTTNDANSDGGNVSQGINIFNLSPNPRSMDGIKLQWKTGYWTGIQGFRLYRATSENGTYCAIVKNVGSGNPANTPLCIDSTAYSDSLTRSVSETGNTRFFHDKNITPGTVYYYKVKAVGDSSSSTSETSFSTPVSGMALKHADQPLSPPRHLKAWAPTVPTMGGGIYLRWCPNPTDEGITGYKIYRSTVSGGPYTWIATLTNQSPDTTLTDCLGGSRRCGIQSGATGGAPTLNDPQQAPCTTSPGGTCKIVDFGVSYPLTSDGDTQQLQKIYYYVVTAIRGTQESAYSVENAGWPNYCAVGTCTCSGTSCSGTYSERYDPDNLGDIACDDEMSELREPDDSLPHMAQAGPSPGSASDPADAQMTAPYRSIGALVGSSGGPGGAASPAASPRWLFFHADHLGSPRVVTDSSGNVVSTHHYMPFGDEKPLPVRVSSDNNKFTGHERDVESALTENPDGLDYMLARYYGSSLGRFMSVDPVGGNLGNPQSWNRYTYTLNNPLRYIDPLGLTITASGTNKADYLKNLSKKTGWKLKYDKKGHVRFDGKAPSQRGLSGANAQLYQAIEGKENIQINTVSGDANVDFDASTGAGQQTIDFGDVNLLDNPSNQSAATAPNAVAHATIEALATAQGMAGAHSFASSLTTEIGPEITYPTPNIGGGMLYGATLRMGVGNDPSHTLNVTTELVTPINLNAPLPTSRQPQHIVDVSSTP
- a CDS encoding ABC transporter ATP-binding protein; this translates as MATRPLIRLENVTKVYHAGEVEVRALAGVSLVVEAGEFVSIMGASGSGKSTLMHLIGCLDRPTSGQYLLEGREVSGLNRNALAEVRNRTMGFVFQSFNLLSRTSAVENVELPLVYAGVPGAERRRRAIEALRQVGLGDRLEHHPGQMSGGQQQRVAIARALVGDPRLLLADEPTGNLDSKTSSEVMALLRGLSEAGLTVVLVTHAPDIATWTSRVLNLKDGLILSDQRQAPVTPGAPAPAAARPVEVVP
- a CDS encoding efflux RND transporter periplasmic adaptor subunit, with amino-acid sequence MKRRTAWVAGIIVVTAVGALAALSLGGGRGKAGTAKYETVKVERGKIVAKVTASGTLSALVTVQVGTQVSGRIQDLYVDFNSPVHKGEVLAKIDPQFFKAAVEQAKANLVAAEGNLAKAKAQAADAHRQYVRAKSLVEQGQLIAQSDLDTADANAQAADAQVQAMDGQVAQARATLYQADVNLGYTTITSSIDGTVISRNVDVGQTVAASLQAPTLFTIAQDLKKMQVDTNVSEADVGKLSPGMRTSFNVDAFPGENFKGVIRQIRNSPQSVQNVVTYDAVIDVDNPDLRLRPGMTANVTFTYAEKDDALRFPNAALRFRPPAEIAAKAPRPERDRRVLWVLRDGAPVPVAIKTGLSDGSVTEIADGDLQEGDALVTEAVTPGSGVPPAFRRPL
- a CDS encoding ABC transporter permease, with translation MSPWAVLRVAFRALGRNTMRSFLTALGIIIGVAAFIAMVVIGEGAKARVEEAFSSMGTNLLIVLPGSSSQRGVFGGFGSQPTLTWDDLKAIQTEVPSVRHAAPQLRSTASVVSEEQNWTTSVTGVTPEYFEIRNWPVTSGVSFTASDIDAATKVVLLGTTVVDRLYGPGADPIGQTVRIKGMPFQVTGVMVRKGQSPMGQDYDDAVFIPVSTFRSKIQGGLNNFIAGSIFVGASSPASTSKAEREVRSLLRDRHHLPPEADDDFQVRNLTEIATAQQEGTKTLTALLASIAAVSLVVGGIGIMNIMLVSVTERTREIGVRMAVGAKPRHILAQFLTEALSLSILGGVTGALLGLFAAWRLAAQFGWPMLIRPSIVVLALVFSGLVGVVFGLYPAQRASRLDPIEALRYE
- the rpsU gene encoding 30S ribosomal protein S21, yielding MPLVRVREDESLENALRRFKRKCEKSGVLSELKKRQHYLKPSQKRKIKALAARKKALKRLAQERRFSE